A single region of the Triticum dicoccoides isolate Atlit2015 ecotype Zavitan chromosome 2B, WEW_v2.0, whole genome shotgun sequence genome encodes:
- the LOC119366140 gene encoding uncharacterized protein LOC119366140, with translation MDLNMTNLCVHGKEHIAASFSQVEPAAANCRNEGLDVASVKVGCLGSSEAAETSRQSFEQRSRSSPVPDDDCRLVLGLGPMPNLYSADSQSSGGNKVKLSGILFTQHCTASDPGLVVGTSRGSSRNLQSTTVPGRKEHSHKRKNGIVFPHIGEGSTSAKRKSGDYEVSPLFAPRSDGLFIDLQQHLGTGYEADHDLSLEQHEVELSPEPSATTGCSFAATSDTVDSTDNGEQKSHQRHLKKCRFNGCSKGGRGASGLCISHGGGHRCQKPGCNKGAESRTAYCKSHGGGKRCQELGCTKSAEGKTEFCIAHGGGHRCGVQECPKAARGRSGFCIKHGGGKRCMMEGCTRSAEGYPRVCIAHGGGRRCQYPDCSKGAQGGTLFCKSHGGGKRCISEGCTKGAEGSTLLCKGHGGGKRCLFEGDAAACPKSVHGRTSFCVVHGGGKRCVAPGCTKSARGRTDCCVRHGGGKRCKSDGCGKSAQGSTDFCKAHGGGKRCAWGAAGCDKFARGRSGLCSAHANLTASKQGLSMIIGHGLFSGGIVVSSSSTVGSGGMDRVISSSLPGGASSDCCGESPEGHLQSGRLIPPQLLLPAGSLQKPSSSFNLPGNGHEEEGGASLNRSFGFVVPEGRVHGGGLMSMLRAGHLGSNINNPES, from the coding sequence ATGGACCTTAATATGACAAATCTTTGTGTTCATGGGAAGGAACACATAGCTGCTTCATTCTCTCAAGTTGAACCCGCTGCAGCAAATTGCAGGAATGAAGGCCTAGATGTAGCATCAGTTAAAGTTGGTTGCCTCGGGAGCTCAGAAGCAGCTGAGACTTCTAGACAATCATTCGAGCAGAGGAGTCGAAGTTCCCCTGTTCCTGATGATGACTGCAGGCTGGTCCTAGGACTTGGACCAATGCCAAATCTGTATTCTGCTGATAGCCAATCATCCGGTGGGAACAAAGTTAAATTATCTGGAATTTTGTTCACCCAACATTGTACCGCAAGTGATCCTGGGTTAGTGGTGGGGACTTCAAGAGGCAGCTCAAGAAATTTACAGTCCACGACAGTGCCTGGCCGCAAGGAGCATTCACATAAAAGAAAAAATGGTATTGTCTTCCCACATATTGGCGAGGGATCAACTTCAGCCAAAAGGAAATCAGGTGATTATGAGGTGTCACCTCTGTTTGCTCCAAGATCAGATGGTCTTTTTATTGATCTCCAGCAACACCTTGGAACCGGATATGAGGCCGATCATGATTTATCTCTTGAGCAGCATGAGGTTGAGCTTAGCCCCGAGCCTTCAGCAACAACTGGTTGTTCTTTTGCCGCAACTTCAGATACAGTAGATAGTACTGATAATGGGGAGCAGAAAAGTCATCAACGCCATCTTAAGAAGTGTAGGTTCAATGGGTGTTCCAAGGGCGGAAGGGGTGCATCAGGACTCTGCATTTCCCACGGCGGCGGTCACCGGTGCCAAAAGCCAGGTTGCAATAAAGGGGCCGAGAGCCGAACGGCGTACTGCAAATCTCACGGAGGAGGAAAGCGGTGCCAAGAGCTAGGCTGCACCAAAAGCGCCGAAGGGAAGACAGAGTTCTGCATTGCTCATGGCGGAGGGCACCGATGCGGGGTTCAGGAATGCCCCAAAGCAGCACGGGGAAGATCAGGATTTTGCATAAAACACGGTGGAGGGAAGAGGTGCATGATGGAGGGCTGTACCCGGAGCGCCGAGGGATATCCCAGGGTGTGCATCGCACACGGAGGCGGTCGACGGTGCCAGTACCCGGACTGCAGCAAGGGAGCACAGGGAGGCACCCTCTTCTGCAAGTCCCATGGTGGAGGCAAACGGTGCATATCCGAAGGTTGCACCAAAGGGGCCGAGGGCAGCACGTTGCTATGCAAAGGGCATGGCGGTGGGAAGAGGTGCCTCTTTGAGGGAGACGCGGCGGCGTGTCCTAAGAGTGTCCACGGCAGAACCAGCTTCTGCGTGGTGCATGGAGGAGGCAAAAGGTGTGTGGCACCAGGGTGCACCAAGAGCGCTCGTGGTCGCACCGATTGCTGTGTGAGGCATGGCGGTGGCAAGCGCTGCAAATCCGATGGGTGCGGCAAGAGCGCGCAGGGGAGCACCGACTTCTGCAAGGCGCACGGCGGGGGCAAGCGGTGCGCCTGGGGCGCCGCCGGCTGTGACAAGTTTGCCAGGGGGAGGAGCGGCCTGTGCTCTGCTCATGCAAACCTGACGGCCTCAAAGCAGGGCCTAAGCATGATCATCGGGCATGGCCTCTTCAGCGGCGGGATCGTCGTCTCTTCTTCCTCGACGGTGGGCAGTGGCGGCATGGACCGTGTCATCTCTTCTTCTCTCCCCGGCGGCGCCTCCTCAGACTGCTGCGGCGAGTCGCCGGAAGGACACTTGCAGAGCGGCAGGCTCATACCGCCACAGCTGCTGCTTCCTGCAGGCTCCCTGCAGAAACCATCGTCTTCGTTTAACCTGCCGGGTAATGGCCACGAAGAAGAAGGTGGTGCTAGCCTGAACCGGAGCTTCGGGTTCGTCGTGCCGGAGGGGAGGGTGCACGGTGGAGGCCTCATGTCGATGCTCCGAGCAGGACACCTGGGAAGCAACATCAACAACCCGGAATCCTGA
- the LOC119366141 gene encoding programmed cell death protein 2-like — MTEEVHLGLPGPWAEDYREKADHYTTKIGGVPDWPTGDISTEPELLHCRLCGTRLCLVAQVYAPLAKLNIEERTLYVLVCPTPKCSPNPQSWKVLRVQKCHTGMQSNDNGDGSVQNIEKVCSNEPTPSCSAGKHNEEANKSSNSNDDDFDFDALAAALEQAATVASNTKKKNKSKRANNVPRKCVVVKEKVNDLSIPVLPCFYIYYDTEQSRGKTSVGSSSYEKLLAEEIMDMGNDEEEKWEGEKYEYDKAPGADRTFLKFKKRLDAYPQQCFRYSCAGSPLLATTNSQDVGTCKLCGSRYQYELQLMSPLSYFLDQAGDGSSNCAPNAWTWLTLVIYTCSKSCCPSSCCGKQGNCCWGVVEEEIMMQEDEACNA; from the exons ATGACGGAGGAGGTGCATCTGGGCCTGCCGGGGCCCTGGGCGGAGGACTACCGGGAGAAGGCCGACCACTACACCACCAAGATCGGCGGGGTCCCT GATTGGCCAACGGGGGATATAAGCACTGAACCGGAGTTGCTTCATTGCAGATTGTGTGGAACCAGGCTCTGCCTTGTTGCTCAG GTTTATGCTCCTCTTGCGAAGCTTAACATTGAAGAGAGGACACTGTATGTGCTTGTTTGCCCGACGCCAAAATGCAGCCCTAACCCCCAAAG TTGGAAGGTCCTAAGGGTTCAGAAGTGCCATACTGGTATGCAATCAAATGATAATGGGGATGGGTCAGTCCAAAATATAGAAAAGGTTTGCTCAAATGAGCCAACTCCTTCATGTTCTGCGGGAAAACATAACGAAGAAGCAAACAAGAGTTCCAACAGCAATGATGATGATTTTGATTTTGATGCCTTGGCTGCAGCACTCGAGCAGGCTGCAACAGTGGCATCCAAcacaaagaagaaaaacaaatcaaAGCGTGCTAATAATGTCCCTAGAAAATGCGTTGTAGTGAAAGAGAAAGTAAATGACCTCAGTATACCAG TTCTTCCTTGTTTCTATATCTATTACGATACGGAGCAATCGAGGGGAAAAACCAGTGTAGGTTCTAGTAGCTATGAAAAACTTTTGGCAGAAGAGATAATGGACATGGGTAATGATGAAGAAGAAAAATGGGAAGGAGAAAAGTATGAATATGATAAAGCTCCTGGGGCCGACAGAACTTTCTTAAAATTTAAGAaacggttggatgcatatcctcaaCAATGCTTTAG GTATTCTTGTGCTGGTAGTCCACTGTTGGCTACAACTAACTCACAAGATGTTGGCACATGTAAGCTTTGTGGTTCACGATACCAATATGAACTTCAACTGATGTCCCCATTATCATATTTTCTCGACCAAGCTGGTGATGGTTCCTCAAATTGTGCACCTAATGCCTGGACTTGGCTGACTCTTGTTATCTACACTTGCTCCAAG AGTTGCTGTCCTTCGTCTTGTTGTGGGAAACAGGGCAATTGCTGCTGGGGAGTAGTGGAGGAGGAGATAATGATGCAGGAGGATGAAGCATGTAACGCGTGA